The genomic region GTAATAGGTTAGTGGCCGTCTTCCATCTAACttaacaaaacaatttttgttaaaagaTCTAAACAAAATCACATGTAAATCATAAAAGTATACAACCTTGTGATTTATTCTCGAGATGGTACAGTAAAACTTAATATCACATCAGTGACAGAGAGAGAAAACAACTAATTTCAATAAAGATTAACAAGTGTAATACAAAAAGCTAAAAACTAAACTGTTTAACTGACGTTCAAACATCACAATAGTTTCTGTAATTCAAAATTTcaatcatatatattattaagtTCAATGTTTCCACTGGTCCATGTCACAGCTTATGCCCCGTACACACTTTCATCACTGTATGCGATGTACAGGAAGAAATCCTCCTCATGGTGTTCCTGCAAATATAGAGGAAAACACTTAACAAtggttttttttaaagcaaaatatacTGGGACATGAAGGATTTCAATTGAAATTGAATCAGAATATACTTTATAAAAACCCATCATTTTTAAAGATGAAATACTGGTTGATaaaaacagtgctccagctaggatttgaaaagggcattGGGGAAGGGCTatagtgctccagctaggatttgaaaagggcatgGGGGAAGGGCTatagtgctccagctaggatttgaaaaggacATGGGGGAAGGGCTgaagtgctccagctaggatttgaaaagggcatgGGGAAAGGGCTACAGTGCtacagctaggatttgaaaagggtaTGGGGAAGGgctacagtgctccagctaggatttgaaaagggcatgGGGGAAAGGCTatagtgctccagctaggatttgaaaaggccATGGGGGAAGGGCTatagtgctccagctaggatttgataAGGGCATGGGGGAAGGGCTATAGTGCTCCAGCTGGGATTTGAAAAGGGCATGGGGGAAGGGCTatagtgctccagctaggatttgaaaagggcatgGGGGAAGGGCTatagtgctccagctaggatttgaaaagggcatgGGGGAAGGGCTATAGTGCTCCAGCTGGGATTTGAAAAGGGCATGGGGGAAGGGCTATTTTTTCAAAAGGGTACTTTCAGcctgcagtattttgtcaaaaggaaACTTTCAAGCGTGTGGGCTTATCTGGAATGCTCcttgttgcatattaattttgatgttactaataattgtttgaatatattattcccattattattaaaccatgcaaataaaatgtctacaatgatgtataaattaattacaatgttataagagattaataaattatcatgtgtcaaaaaaatattttttttataaataaaagggCAGGGTAGGGCTTTGGAAGGGCAGGGTGTTTGCCCTTCCATTTAGGCATAGTCAGAGCACTGAAAAAGGTCTGTAATTTTTGCAGTATttccaaatatttattaaagtagTTAACCATATTGGATTGctagtattgaaataaaaaacaaagccTTGTTATCAAGCTGGTCCATACAATTAATATCATATGTAATAATTGCAATAGATagcaaaataattttttatttccatGTAGCAAAACTGCAAATATGCAACTGTGGAGCTAATTGAGCTAACGACATGTCCAGTGAATTAAGCATTTCTATTACTTAGATAAGTAATTGACAACATTCATCTGTACCACAAGACACGTGAAAGGCCTATTTAATGTTCACTGGATGGAAATCTAATAAGCATGCGCACCATCTCCACAGACTGTCAGACCCATTTAATTTAAGTTGGGTATTTAGTGTTTTTCtgtataaaaattaaagaaagaacaagTGGAAAACCTAGGCCCAAAAAGTTATTTTTGATCACTGTGTATAGTTCACTTGAACTTTAATTTAGAAGGTAATGTTCCCCTTCTTCAATTTCATTGATGAGTAAAGGTTGCAAAGAGAAAGATATGATATTGCACAATATTGCTAGACTACTATAATCATTCGCCCAAATAGTTTTTTGGTACATCATCGTCATGTACTAACATTTCTAGATGACCATAACTGATGATAAGTTTCAGATAATATGTTAAAATGAAGCAAAATATAAATCAACTGGTTTCCTttgtaaaagaaaagaaaatggcTGCAAACTTATATTTGTTAGTGCCAACCCTCGattgcgtgttgttgttttttttggtaagtgtaaccctttaccacttagataagtattttaacATGTGAGTTGTCtcttaaaaagttaaatgttataaagacctttcttactagcttcaagttttaaaggctccatttcaaacccttagatactgatgagcagcaaacagcataaaacctgaagaggctgcgagttactcgcaggctgttctggttttatgctgttgcacatagccattttcactttccctcttagtgggaaagggttaaagatatttacaagtaaaaatataattatatgtctgtatttaaatataacatttcatgTCACATTGCTTTTGCTTGGTCAGAAACGAAAAGTGTATTATACAATATTCAATGTTACGCCTCGTGTATTGTACCACCCCTACCTGGTATAATGAGCCCATCGTGGCACTGGTTGGGGGAATCACATTGTTGACAAAGAAAAACAGGGCATCTTCCGGTCGCAGGTGAATTCTCTTTCTGATAAGGAAGTAAAACTGTCCAACTGTAAGATCTGAGGGTACTAGATACTTCTTCTTGTCCAAGTCTCCAACTCTAGCCTTTGGTGCCTTTTCAACAATAACCTGGATGGAAGTAGAGACGTAAATATAATTTAGTTAATTGTACACAATTTAACCACCAAGCAGGAGCAGAATTGACAAAATGTCATCGATAATGATAAGACATAGCAAGTTTTGTATAAAGTTCAAGTGTCTTTTCATCATCTCAGATTTTGCCACACTGGTAGACTTGTTGCAATTTCAGTGCACAAATATAGGGATAATGTCTTAACTGTTAACGTCTTTTACCTTTAGCAAAGGAAAATCAACTGATTGTaggttaacaaaaagggctacacattataattcttgatgaaatataaaaataagcattacataattttataatgtaaaaaaaacacttgacaATATCAAACTTGTAATGGTTGATTAACATGAAATAGCATACAATGTcatatactttattattaatgTCATCTTCTTGATTCAATTATACTTTGTACACAAACactatgcaaaaaaaaatcaatttacatGTGGTTCTTTATGGAATGAAATGGACGTGAAACAGTGGTATTGTTTTATGACCTGAaatagcattacttgtaagttttaaaTTTATAACAACCTTCTTATGAAATTACTAAAATAATGTTGATATGTTGTGTTCTTTGTTGAATAAGTCTTGCATGATTGTTCTGCTCTGTGTTATAGGAAAGCCTCCAACAAGAGCCTCAGATTGATGCTATTGCGAAATGACATTTAACGAAAAGAGGTCTATGTATATCGATctcatttttaataacatttaggAGTAGGTGCTACAGCTGTGAAAGATTAAGCGAAATCCTGGAACATAGACAAGCAAGCGTAATGTTTCCATTTATCATGCATTGTATAAAATTGTTATGATAATAAGCTGTATAACCATgattgaacaagagcaccgcataacgggtgccaacgcttggctgcgggagCAGTTTAGaacaaatgaaagcttgtcagaatttttttgtaagactaagaggtcacagtgacctttgtcctagtgacccaaaactgggtgttgcatgtagaactcatcaaggtgcatctccatatcaagttttaaagttgtaggtggaagcactttgattgtagagacaaatgtcaaggttttttttaggcaaatttatgatactgctgcctgtgacatgaacttattattttcataataaatttagatattttgttgccaatttataaaagaacatgttgtTAGGCCAATTGatccttaactgcgcaagattaccggacagcatcgaaTTAAGTTTCAACATCAATGTAACTAAGTGaataaaaatgttgaacaaagaTATTTGACAGTTTATTAGTTTAAGGGCTCTATGATTTGTGATGAGCTCATAGAAATTTTAAGCAAAGAGGAAGCCTCGAAAATAATTTAGTTGATAAAGATTGAACAAACGACCactttatttacatgtttgtaaGAACAAGCAGAAAATGAAAATCACCAAAATGGCTGCGTAGAAGGGAAAAAAACAGTCCTTTACTTACTGGCACTCTATCTGGGTACTTCTTCCTTATTTTTTCGCCTTCTGCGCGCCTCTTCTCAAAGGGATGTTCATCTTTGTATTCCCACTTCATTTCTGAGAAGATTGCTCAAAATTTAGAAAAACTAATAATTTCTGTCATGTAACACAGTTCGCTTCTATTCTGTGTTTACGAAATTAGCCTTTTTCCATAGATAGGACTATATTTTTATGCGCTAAACAAAATAGTGCGTTAATTTtcgaaaaatatatatgttgttaACGTCtcaaatcatatttaaaaaaatgaacacacaaacaaataCTATTATAAAGTAATTACTacgattatttaatttaaaacgttATGATATTAAATTTTATACGCATTAACAGATATTTTCATGGTAATCATGTGACATCTAATAATCGTAACTGCTAAAATTAGAATACAAACAAGTTGTCACGTGACTGACGGTTATGcttaactattattttatattgcgCAATTAGATCACAGCCATGAATGGCAAGATTAAGACAGGTGTGTTCGATAATCATATCGATTACTTCACTTAAGTGTCAGCAAAAATGCTTTTTCAAATAACCGATAAAAAAGAACCTTAGAAATTAATCAGACTAGCTATTAAGATAAGATTACTTTAGGGAGATTTATAATATATTGTGCGCAAaataatacgtttttaacacattgCTCTGTAAGCTTAAAACTCTAAATCTAAATCAATGCAATTACATTTTTGTTTCTATCAATCGTGAATAAATGGGATTATCAAATTATTTCTAGGAAATATCGTGTGTTTTTTGTGTAAAACGTAGCAAGAGAATTCAttaatatcatcattatcatcatcattatcatcgatATCATATTAGGTGATATCATTTTATCCTAGCACAACTTACCGCTGGAAGTCACCGCGAAGAAAACAGAAACAGACCCCATACATGTTCATATTTATTCTTACCTTTGTCATTCCAAACGGCATCTGCCGTAAAAGTGTTCTGCATAATAGAATGTAATGTACTTCCGACATTCATTCTCTTCCCGTCTCCTTTTCGGTATTGTTCAATAAATGTGGACAATTAATATATCTATAAACTTACTGTAAAGTAAAATTGATACAAGAATTTAATTTGCGTTTTATAACTGTCATTGATTTTATTTGCGTtcttgaaaaatcatcaacattatCGTAACGTTGTTACT from Dreissena polymorpha isolate Duluth1 chromosome 5, UMN_Dpol_1.0, whole genome shotgun sequence harbors:
- the LOC127830939 gene encoding gamma-aminobutyric acid receptor-associated protein; the encoded protein is MKWEYKDEHPFEKRRAEGEKIRKKYPDRVPVIVEKAPKARVGDLDKKKYLVPSDLTVGQFYFLIRKRIHLRPEDALFFFVNNVIPPTSATMGSLYQEHHEEDFFLYIAYSDESVYGA